The following coding sequences are from one Leptolyngbya sp. NIES-3755 window:
- a CDS encoding arylamine n-acetyltransferase (similar to AA sequence:cyanobase_aa:LBDG_28630), with protein sequence MKNLAARVLWNLPEGAIAPRSHMLLQVEIDSKAYLADVGFGGLTQTAPLSLTPDIEQQTPHEPFRLIATDQTYTLQAKLGHKWKSLYRFDLQEQHLPDYEVSNWYVCTHPSPRFVKGLLAARPDTDRRYSLLNNQLTIRHLDGRTERRTVEDVTEFRTALEDLFCLQLPMTLDLDLVLQQLIESRQSKY encoded by the coding sequence GTGAAGAACTTGGCTGCGCGGGTGCTGTGGAATCTGCCAGAAGGCGCAATTGCACCTCGCAGTCATATGCTGCTACAAGTCGAAATTGACAGCAAGGCATACTTGGCAGATGTTGGGTTTGGCGGGCTGACACAAACGGCTCCACTGTCGCTCACACCAGACATTGAGCAACAAACGCCCCACGAGCCATTCCGGTTGATTGCAACTGATCAGACTTACACGCTGCAAGCGAAGCTCGGTCACAAGTGGAAATCTTTGTATCGATTTGATCTGCAAGAGCAACATCTACCAGATTACGAAGTGAGCAACTGGTATGTTTGCACTCACCCAAGCCCTCGATTTGTTAAAGGCTTACTGGCGGCTCGACCGGATACTGATCGTCGCTATAGCTTGCTGAACAACCAGCTGACAATCCGTCATCTCGATGGTCGAACGGAGCGGCGCACGGTGGAGGATGTAACCGAGTTTCGGACTGCGCTAGAGGATTTATTTTGTTTGCAGTTACCCATGACTTTAGACCTCGATCTCGTCTTGCAGCAGTTAATCGAATCTCGTCAGAGCAAGTATTAG
- a CDS encoding hypothetical protein (conserved hypothetical protein;~similar to AA sequence:cyanobase_aa:RPA1281): protein MSKPTFVYVTYIATTIEQLWEAITSESFTQQYWGDQPLQSDWQVGSPVEQVDPEGESQPIGEVLQSEPPHQLAYTFQFFDHTQPSRVRFLLEPSAHQVKLTVIHDRLSAQSDLSNSDRWTLCLADLKRLLELEWVRVA from the coding sequence ATGAGTAAACCGACCTTTGTTTACGTGACCTATATTGCCACCACGATCGAGCAACTCTGGGAAGCGATTACCAGCGAGTCCTTCACTCAGCAATACTGGGGAGATCAACCCCTCCAGTCCGATTGGCAAGTCGGTTCGCCTGTGGAACAAGTCGATCCAGAAGGCGAATCACAACCAATTGGTGAAGTATTGCAGTCTGAACCGCCGCATCAACTTGCTTATACGTTTCAATTCTTTGATCACACACAGCCTTCGCGTGTCCGCTTTTTACTAGAGCCATCTGCCCATCAGGTGAAGCTGACGGTGATCCACGATCGACTCTCGGCTCAAAGCGATCTCAGCAACAGCGATCGGTGGACACTGTGCCTAGCCGACCTCAAGCGCTTACTAGAACTCGAATGGGTTCGGGTCGCTTAA
- a CDS encoding unknown protein (similar to AA sequence:cyanobase_aa:asl7669): MTPEDQQALNAHVQAIAKILYNDADKSQITNLAEIEAMVRTQVQQHVTPGLGSFLSQQLPPQLKATRDG, encoded by the coding sequence ATGACTCCTGAAGACCAACAAGCGCTGAATGCCCATGTTCAAGCGATTGCAAAAATCTTGTACAACGATGCTGACAAAAGCCAGATAACGAATTTGGCAGAAATCGAAGCGATGGTGCGAACTCAAGTGCAACAGCACGTCACACCAGGATTAGGGAGTTTTTTATCACAGCAGTTACCGCCACAACTGAAGGCTACCCGCGACGGTTGA
- a CDS encoding pyruvate/indolepyruvate decarboxylase (similar to AA sequence:cyanobase_aa:cce_3766), whose product MIVLAEIGDALFGGLDLFVHNKTRFLSPAYYASLGFAVPASLGAQCANPNVRPIVLVGDGAFQMTGMELSTIARYDFNPIVIVLNNRGYGTERPMLDGKFNDVLLWNYHRLPELLGTGRGFEIWYEDELEAALLKSRSHPDTFCILNVHLDPNDSSRSLKQLTAALGKKVIA is encoded by the coding sequence ATGATTGTGCTGGCAGAGATTGGAGACGCATTGTTTGGAGGACTTGATCTATTTGTTCACAATAAAACTCGGTTTCTTTCTCCTGCCTATTATGCGTCTCTTGGGTTTGCCGTTCCCGCGAGTTTAGGTGCTCAGTGTGCAAATCCCAATGTTCGCCCAATTGTTTTGGTTGGAGATGGCGCGTTTCAGATGACAGGAATGGAACTATCTACGATCGCACGTTATGACTTCAATCCAATTGTGATTGTGCTAAATAATCGAGGTTATGGCACAGAGCGTCCAATGTTAGATGGCAAATTCAATGACGTTTTACTTTGGAACTATCATCGGCTTCCAGAACTCTTGGGCACAGGTCGAGGATTTGAGATTTGGTATGAAGATGAGCTAGAAGCAGCGCTCTTAAAAAGTCGATCGCATCCTGACACTTTCTGTATTTTGAATGTTCATCTTGACCCGAATGATTCCTCTCGATCGCTGAAGCAACTCACCGCAGCCTTAGGCAAGAAAGTCATCGCTTAA
- a CDS encoding Tat (twin-arginine translocation) pathway signal sequence/basic membrane protein (similar to AA sequence:cyanobase_aa:CYA_1584) yields the protein MASQQFLQAITQKFTLLTLAVPLLVLSGCSSAPTTSQAPTATVSPASTSSNPNGKAARFALIMNGPPTDKSWNQRAYEAAQALKAKGTDVVVSESISPADVERVLRQYAEAGYSPIVAHSFNYGDAVFKVAKEFPNINFAWAGGINKTAANVADYDQPFYQGAYLVGLIGGKLSKTGKLGALYGFDIPVCHAMGEAMLAGAKTVRPDATLTDAAVGNWDDVAKAKEAALSQAETGVDFWIGCGQGPTLGQIEAAKTKGGFATGYVGDMSSIEPKVVASNLVWNMEPLFTRMIEDTKAQKFNSQFYKMAVAEGVIDVEVTQAFKDKLTPEQIKAIEATRAKIASGELKVPFVPK from the coding sequence ATGGCTTCCCAGCAATTTCTTCAAGCGATCACTCAGAAATTTACTCTGCTGACCTTGGCGGTTCCCTTGCTCGTGCTCAGTGGCTGTAGTTCTGCGCCCACAACCTCGCAAGCACCCACAGCTACGGTCAGTCCAGCCTCGACCAGCTCTAATCCCAACGGGAAAGCGGCACGATTCGCCTTGATCATGAATGGTCCGCCTACTGATAAATCCTGGAATCAGAGAGCCTACGAAGCTGCCCAAGCGCTCAAAGCCAAAGGGACAGACGTGGTGGTGTCGGAATCGATTTCTCCGGCTGATGTTGAGCGGGTGTTGCGGCAGTATGCTGAAGCTGGATATAGCCCGATCGTGGCGCATTCGTTTAACTATGGTGATGCGGTTTTCAAGGTCGCAAAAGAATTTCCGAACATTAATTTCGCCTGGGCAGGCGGCATCAACAAGACCGCAGCGAACGTAGCGGACTATGATCAGCCGTTTTATCAGGGGGCTTATTTAGTTGGATTGATCGGCGGCAAATTATCGAAGACTGGGAAACTAGGAGCCTTGTATGGGTTTGATATTCCGGTTTGTCATGCGATGGGAGAAGCCATGCTGGCAGGGGCAAAAACGGTGCGACCGGATGCGACATTGACCGATGCGGCAGTGGGTAATTGGGATGATGTGGCGAAGGCAAAAGAAGCGGCACTGTCTCAGGCAGAAACTGGGGTTGACTTCTGGATTGGCTGTGGGCAGGGACCAACCTTGGGTCAAATCGAGGCGGCAAAGACAAAAGGGGGATTTGCCACGGGCTATGTGGGCGATATGTCTTCGATCGAGCCGAAAGTGGTCGCCTCGAATCTAGTTTGGAATATGGAACCGTTGTTTACTCGAATGATCGAGGACACCAAAGCTCAGAAGTTTAACAGTCAGTTTTACAAAATGGCAGTTGCAGAAGGCGTGATCGATGTAGAAGTGACACAAGCTTTCAAAGACAAGCTGACTCCAGAGCAGATCAAAGCGATCGAAGCGACTCGTGCCAAAATTGCTTCTGGCGAACTGAAAGTTCCGTTTGTGCCGAAGTAG
- a CDS encoding ATP-dependent Clp protease proteolytic subunit (similar to AA sequence:cyanobase_aa:Synpcc7942_1554), producing the protein MMIPTVIEQSGQGERAFDLYSRLLRERIIFLAEPVMPEMANRIVAQLLFLEAEDPDKDIYLYINSPGGSVNDGLGIYDTMNHIRPDVCTICYGFAASMGAFLLGAGAKGKRSSLPSSRIMIHQPSGGAQGQAVDIEIQAKEILYTKQQINQRMANYTGQPLERIEEDTERDFYMSAQEAVEYGLIDQVIDASMLRQAQSSIVQPQLVMT; encoded by the coding sequence ATGATGATTCCGACTGTGATTGAACAATCGGGTCAAGGCGAACGCGCCTTTGATCTTTACTCTCGACTGCTGCGAGAACGGATTATTTTTCTCGCAGAACCCGTGATGCCCGAAATGGCAAACCGGATTGTGGCACAACTGTTGTTTCTCGAAGCCGAAGATCCCGACAAAGATATCTATCTCTACATCAATTCTCCTGGTGGTTCTGTGAACGATGGTTTGGGCATCTATGACACGATGAACCACATTCGCCCAGATGTTTGCACGATTTGTTATGGCTTTGCGGCAAGTATGGGTGCATTTCTGCTCGGTGCAGGTGCGAAAGGTAAGCGTAGTAGTTTGCCCAGTTCGCGAATTATGATTCACCAGCCGTCGGGTGGGGCACAGGGACAAGCTGTGGACATTGAGATTCAAGCAAAGGAAATTCTCTACACCAAACAGCAGATCAATCAGCGCATGGCGAACTATACCGGACAGCCGCTAGAGCGAATTGAGGAAGATACAGAGCGAGATTTCTATATGTCAGCCCAGGAAGCCGTAGAGTACGGCTTGATTGATCAGGTGATCGATGCCTCAATGCTGCGGCAGGCGCAGTCCTCGATCGTGCAGCCCCAACTGGTAATGACATAG
- a CDS encoding hypothetical protein (hypothetical protein glr0591;~similar to AA sequence:cyanobase_aa:LBDG_13540): protein MILRISRKVCLLLAIAALMIAIASHSVSNSIASAKPNWITRSNENTNLLIKAESESNCTDQATLSESLLELDTNYVKCYEKNLNNAIQTFQTKLNQETDPSIKIDLEILIASAQEELRSNQLDQQFRLPYVNLVREINRSLDKLNSGDLSKRLKQFSGEETGKPSISAIAIQKMREALTRSNLFFPEKFQLEKDIANTPAQLEQIRQRLDRRGIDPANFTKLKAQLTEYTNFVQQEILPKARTSFRLAPELYAAQLAERGVEISIDELLQNAHTAFTNIQQEMNTLAPQIAKQRGFQAKDYRDVIRTLKQEQLPADQILPHYQKRQKEIEAIIQREKLVTLPKRPLTIRLTSDRENASFPVPQYQAPRSSQKTAGVFIIPLLKPDPQPRTYNDFTYPAVSWTLTAHEGRPGHDLQFTTIQDKGTSDARSKFGYNPANHEGWALYAEAITLPYMPIDGQFISLQFQLLRAARAFLEPELHLGKISIDQALQVLTKDAGYSEFFARQEIDRYTTRLPGHAPSYFYGYQRLMHLRKEVEQQLGQKFDQQQFHDFILSQGFMPQRLLRQAVLEQFVKPLT, encoded by the coding sequence ATGATTCTTCGGATTTCGCGCAAAGTCTGTCTTCTGCTGGCGATCGCTGCTTTGATGATTGCGATCGCATCTCATTCCGTCTCGAATTCGATCGCGTCCGCGAAACCAAACTGGATTACTCGAAGCAACGAAAATACAAACCTTTTAATCAAAGCTGAATCAGAATCAAACTGTACAGATCAAGCAACACTGAGTGAATCGCTGCTAGAACTCGATACGAATTATGTAAAATGCTACGAGAAAAACTTAAATAATGCGATTCAAACATTTCAGACAAAGCTAAATCAAGAAACTGATCCATCAATCAAAATCGATTTAGAAATCCTAATTGCATCAGCCCAAGAAGAACTGCGATCGAATCAACTCGATCAACAATTCCGCTTACCCTACGTCAATCTAGTAAGAGAAATCAATCGCAGTTTAGATAAGCTCAATTCTGGTGATTTATCCAAACGCCTCAAGCAGTTCAGTGGAGAAGAAACCGGCAAACCATCGATTTCAGCGATCGCAATCCAAAAAATGCGCGAAGCCTTAACGCGATCGAACCTCTTCTTCCCCGAAAAATTCCAACTCGAAAAAGACATTGCGAACACTCCCGCCCAACTCGAACAAATCCGACAACGCCTCGATCGACGTGGAATTGATCCGGCTAACTTCACCAAACTAAAAGCGCAACTCACTGAATACACCAATTTCGTTCAGCAGGAAATCCTGCCAAAAGCAAGAACGAGCTTCCGATTAGCACCTGAACTATACGCGGCACAACTCGCAGAACGAGGAGTCGAAATCTCGATCGATGAACTTCTCCAAAATGCTCACACTGCTTTCACAAACATTCAGCAAGAGATGAATACCCTTGCACCTCAAATCGCTAAACAACGAGGATTCCAAGCAAAAGACTACCGCGATGTGATTCGCACCCTCAAACAAGAACAATTACCAGCGGATCAAATCCTGCCCCACTATCAGAAGCGCCAAAAAGAAATCGAAGCAATCATTCAACGTGAAAAATTAGTCACACTCCCGAAACGCCCATTAACAATTCGACTGACCAGCGATCGAGAAAACGCTTCCTTTCCCGTCCCCCAATACCAAGCCCCCCGATCTTCCCAAAAAACTGCGGGTGTCTTCATCATTCCACTCTTAAAACCCGACCCCCAACCCCGCACCTACAACGATTTCACCTATCCCGCCGTGTCCTGGACATTAACCGCCCACGAAGGCAGACCTGGACACGATCTTCAGTTCACCACCATTCAAGACAAAGGAACCTCAGATGCTCGATCGAAGTTCGGCTACAATCCTGCCAATCACGAAGGCTGGGCACTTTACGCCGAAGCGATCACCCTTCCCTATATGCCGATCGATGGTCAATTCATCTCTCTACAATTCCAACTTCTGCGGGCGGCGCGAGCATTCCTTGAACCTGAATTGCATTTAGGTAAGATTTCGATTGATCAAGCCTTGCAAGTTCTAACCAAAGATGCGGGATATTCGGAGTTTTTTGCTCGACAGGAAATCGATCGATACACCACCCGACTCCCCGGACACGCTCCTTCCTACTTCTACGGCTACCAACGCCTAATGCACCTCCGCAAAGAAGTCGAGCAACAGCTAGGACAAAAATTCGATCAGCAACAATTCCACGATTTCATCTTGTCTCAAGGCTTCATGCCTCAGCGATTATTGCGTCAAGCAGTGTTAGAACAATTCGTGAAACCATTGACGTAG
- a CDS encoding putative transcriptional regulator (similar to AA sequence:cyanobase_aa:RPA1282), translating to MDAVFKALSDSSRRKLLDQLYTHNGQTLGELCEHLAMTRQAVSKHLAVLEAAHLVVTVWQGREKLHYLNPVPIQEIYDRWLSKYDSHQLNALSQLKRTLEETSQETDHE from the coding sequence ATGGATGCCGTGTTTAAAGCCCTCTCTGATTCTAGTCGGAGGAAATTGCTCGACCAGTTGTATACCCACAATGGACAAACGCTAGGAGAACTGTGTGAACATCTTGCCATGACTCGACAAGCAGTCAGTAAGCATCTTGCGGTGCTAGAAGCTGCTCATCTTGTCGTCACGGTCTGGCAGGGGCGGGAGAAATTGCATTACCTCAATCCCGTCCCGATTCAAGAGATCTACGATCGCTGGCTCAGTAAGTACGATTCTCATCAACTCAATGCTTTGAGCCAACTCAAGCGCACCCTCGAAGAAACTTCCCAGGAGACTGATCATGAGTAA
- a CDS encoding hypothetical protein (similar to AA sequence:cyanobase_aa:Cyan7425_5027) gives MSPYLEACCLRASATVSYARAERDIAVYTGMRVSAKTQQRLVQRQPWEELEPEAPEPILEISIDGGNVKLTSGTQDEPDWRQYKAVRINGKGESRAWFQDNEALVATVSARPMAEVVVCLGDGHDGIWNLHQQIVALSEQRIEILDWYHLKENLFKLSSDEIDREQIEAQLWKGDVSAALAQLAACPSDEAERFCNYLLKHQHRIVNYDYYAAEELCSIGSGAVESLVKQIDQRLQIVGGRWKAEHIPKVLAQRCAYLNEQLNPTTSILSRR, from the coding sequence ATGAGTCCTTACTTGGAAGCGTGCTGTTTGAGAGCGAGTGCAACGGTTTCCTATGCCCGCGCAGAACGAGACATCGCGGTGTATACAGGAATGCGCGTCAGCGCCAAAACGCAACAACGATTAGTCCAGCGACAACCGTGGGAAGAACTTGAACCCGAAGCGCCAGAGCCGATTCTGGAAATCAGTATTGATGGCGGCAATGTGAAGTTAACCAGTGGCACTCAAGACGAACCGGACTGGCGACAGTACAAAGCCGTTCGCATCAATGGCAAGGGAGAAAGTCGAGCTTGGTTTCAGGACAATGAGGCATTGGTCGCAACAGTGAGCGCGCGTCCGATGGCAGAGGTCGTTGTCTGTCTGGGCGATGGACACGACGGCATCTGGAACTTGCATCAGCAGATCGTCGCGTTGAGCGAGCAACGGATTGAGATTCTCGATTGGTATCATCTCAAGGAGAACTTGTTCAAGTTATCGAGCGACGAAATCGACCGAGAACAGATAGAAGCTCAGTTATGGAAAGGAGATGTGAGCGCTGCTCTAGCCCAATTAGCGGCGTGTCCCTCCGATGAGGCAGAGCGGTTTTGCAACTATCTGCTGAAGCATCAACATCGGATTGTGAACTACGACTACTACGCGGCTGAGGAGCTATGTTCGATTGGGTCAGGAGCCGTGGAATCGTTGGTCAAACAAATTGATCAACGGTTGCAGATTGTTGGAGGTCGGTGGAAAGCGGAGCATATTCCGAAAGTGCTGGCACAACGCTGTGCTTATCTCAATGAGCAACTGAATCCCACGACATCTATTCTCTCAAGAAGGTGA
- a CDS encoding putative TrwC/TraI protein (similar to AA sequence:cyanobase_aa:cce_5265) — protein sequence MLTTILGSSQCWFLRAFTLYRSRLSLLSALYTNALADNVRQLGYDIELRPDSHFELVGYQPEQLQHFSKRRQQILQLVGESATPAMKQWACLATRPRKLVNIDPAELNEWWQAQNAALQLEIRHPTPVERSRSDMQIDTVLSDAIATCTATQSLFSQAELERQIFDQVQPFSYDDLLETLQQWQRVGKLIALGNQYWTTPDRSSSKSIEIAPAIRAIAKGNVLSGFAQLLECDRLIESTDPSQSAIDAYLRLEPRDRAQTVLVVADDGRRNQVQHHLAKAQPAYESTVTLWQLQPKPLTVSQALRLQSFQVNDVVVPRYHYPALGLSKGEPYTVVAFHAKTFTLRDSSQTELTIAPRRFRKHLYRPEPLAVSVGDRLQWSIPHPDGAYFAIAAITDTTLAIRYPNGKTENLDPNQSYFFQDARIVVSNEAPQPNLKQLFVVDPAAISLTRWIQTLPSLPDNLIVYSDRIPTLFDHLRNDSARVHLYPNYDSTSRPAQLGRSAASSQPAANRVSEFDSKYSFLAGSQSELPATSSNRPSRLEEYARTLLSGIKQYSEQQAIEFVTEPLSRAITSLTAKLDQVERTSGNQHRRTAALESAIRDTANLASLIGQTIRTTECLAAAIFNPLQSTSIIAIAPYELQSPTLLSKLDSFGAATSANSAQPRYDEPNESAGASSVTTSHSPLADSAIDAILKRTDLSNEFTLTQNRADVTSAAGKTPSRATSAASASLSTQLTQLLPQLRDWQA from the coding sequence TTGCTAACTACGATTCTGGGATCGAGTCAATGTTGGTTTCTCAGAGCGTTCACGTTGTATCGATCGCGGTTGAGTTTGCTCAGTGCGCTTTACACCAATGCACTCGCTGATAACGTTCGTCAATTGGGGTATGACATTGAGCTACGTCCTGACTCGCATTTTGAACTGGTGGGCTATCAACCGGAGCAACTTCAACATTTTAGTAAGCGTCGTCAGCAGATTTTGCAACTTGTAGGAGAATCGGCAACGCCCGCGATGAAGCAATGGGCGTGTCTCGCAACTCGTCCACGTAAACTTGTGAATATTGATCCTGCGGAACTGAATGAGTGGTGGCAAGCCCAAAATGCAGCACTTCAATTAGAAATTCGCCATCCTACTCCAGTCGAGCGATCGCGCTCTGATATGCAAATTGACACAGTTCTGAGCGATGCGATCGCAACCTGTACTGCTACGCAATCGCTCTTTTCGCAGGCAGAACTAGAACGTCAAATCTTTGATCAAGTTCAACCGTTTAGCTACGACGATCTTCTGGAAACACTTCAACAATGGCAGAGGGTTGGAAAGCTAATTGCACTTGGAAATCAGTATTGGACAACGCCTGATCGAAGTTCTTCTAAATCCATTGAGATTGCTCCGGCAATTCGAGCGATCGCCAAAGGAAATGTACTGAGCGGATTCGCTCAACTTCTGGAATGCGATCGTTTGATTGAATCGACAGATCCATCTCAATCAGCGATTGATGCTTATCTTCGCTTGGAACCTCGCGATCGCGCCCAAACTGTTTTAGTTGTTGCTGACGATGGTAGACGTAATCAGGTTCAGCACCATCTTGCCAAAGCTCAACCAGCTTACGAATCCACCGTTACACTCTGGCAACTTCAGCCGAAGCCACTCACAGTCTCTCAAGCTTTACGGCTTCAGTCATTTCAGGTTAATGATGTCGTTGTGCCTCGCTATCACTATCCGGCATTGGGGTTGAGTAAAGGAGAACCTTACACTGTTGTTGCGTTTCACGCCAAAACTTTTACACTGCGCGATTCTTCTCAGACAGAATTGACGATCGCACCTCGACGATTTCGCAAGCACCTTTATCGACCAGAACCGCTAGCGGTTAGTGTAGGAGATCGGCTGCAATGGTCAATTCCTCACCCTGATGGTGCTTACTTTGCGATCGCAGCTATCACCGATACTACTTTGGCAATTCGTTATCCGAATGGAAAGACTGAGAATCTCGATCCCAATCAAAGTTACTTTTTCCAAGATGCTCGAATTGTCGTTTCAAACGAGGCTCCACAGCCGAATCTCAAGCAACTTTTTGTGGTTGATCCTGCGGCGATTTCCCTCACGCGATGGATTCAAACCCTGCCCTCTCTTCCAGACAATCTCATCGTATATAGCGATCGCATTCCAACTTTATTCGATCATTTGCGGAATGATTCAGCGCGAGTTCATCTTTATCCGAACTATGACTCAACCTCCCGACCCGCCCAACTCGGTCGATCTGCGGCAAGTTCTCAGCCAGCAGCAAACCGAGTTTCAGAATTTGACTCAAAGTATTCATTCCTGGCAGGAAGCCAATCAGAACTCCCTGCAACATCTTCAAACCGACCAAGCCGACTTGAGGAGTACGCTCGAACCCTTCTTAGCGGAATTAAGCAATATTCTGAACAGCAAGCCATCGAATTCGTCACCGAACCCCTTAGTCGAGCAATTACAAGCCTTACAGCAAAGCTTGACCAAGTTGAGCGAACATCTGGAAATCAACACCGAAGGACAGCAGCACTTGAGTCAGCAATTCGAGACACTGCTAATCTCGCAAGCCTCATTGGGCAAACAATTAGAACAACTGAATGCCTTGCAGCAGCAATTTTCAACCCACTTCAATCCACCTCAATAATTGCGATCGCACCTTATGAACTTCAATCACCCACACTTCTGTCAAAGCTTGACTCATTTGGAGCAGCAACTTCAGCAAATTCAGCACAGCCTCGATACGATGAACCAAACGAATCAGCAGGAGCTAGCTCAGTTACGACATCTCATTCACCGCTTGCTGATTCAGCAATCGACGCAATCCTCAAGAGAACCGATCTTTCCAACGAATTTACCCTCACCCAAAACCGTGCAGACGTTACTTCGGCAGCAGGAAAAACGCCTTCAAGAGCGACTTCAGCAGCTTCAGCGTCACTCTCCACTCAACTGACGCAGCTTTTACCTCAGCTTCGTGATTGGCAGGCGTAA